From a single Pseudalkalibacillus hwajinpoensis genomic region:
- a CDS encoding ABC transporter permease: protein MEYTSNDAEMIAKPSISYWKDAWMRLSGNKLSMAGLSMLIFLVLMAIFGPMITPYSYDHQVLTEGNLPPSAEHWFGTDNLGRDMFTRTWNGARISLFVGFMAAFIDFIIGVAYGGFSGYKGGRTDNFMMRIIEILYGLPYLLMVILLMVVMGPGLFTIIVALTVTGWVGMARIVRGQVLQLKNAEHVLASRTFGASAGRVIRKNLLPNTMGPIIVQMTLTVPTAIFAEAFLSFLGLGVQAPVASWGVMANDGLSVILSGHWWRLFFPAFFISLTMFAFNVLGDGLQDALDPKLRR from the coding sequence TTGGAGTACACCTCAAATGATGCTGAGATGATTGCAAAACCGAGTATTTCCTACTGGAAAGATGCCTGGATGCGTCTCTCAGGCAACAAACTTTCCATGGCTGGCTTATCTATGTTGATTTTTCTCGTGTTAATGGCCATATTCGGACCAATGATTACACCATATTCATACGATCATCAAGTATTAACGGAAGGGAATCTCCCTCCTTCAGCTGAACACTGGTTTGGTACCGATAATCTTGGGCGAGATATGTTCACAAGAACGTGGAATGGGGCTCGAATTTCATTGTTTGTTGGATTTATGGCAGCATTCATTGATTTTATTATCGGGGTAGCTTATGGCGGGTTTTCCGGCTATAAAGGCGGTCGCACTGATAACTTTATGATGAGAATTATTGAAATTCTATATGGCCTCCCGTACCTTCTAATGGTCATTCTTCTTATGGTTGTTATGGGACCAGGCCTCTTTACCATCATAGTGGCCCTTACTGTAACAGGATGGGTCGGGATGGCGAGGATTGTTCGAGGTCAGGTCCTTCAGTTGAAAAATGCCGAGCATGTGCTTGCTTCAAGGACATTTGGAGCCAGTGCAGGACGAGTAATTCGAAAGAACCTTCTTCCAAATACAATGGGCCCAATTATTGTCCAAATGACTCTTACAGTACCTACAGCGATTTTTGCAGAAGCTTTTTTAAGCTTCCTTGGACTTGGCGTGCAGGCCCCTGTAGCAAGCTGGGGAGTTATGGCGAATGACGGACTTTCTGTCATTTTATCTGGCCACTGGTGGAGGTTGTTTTTTCCTGCATTTTTCATTTCTTTAACAATGTTTGCGTTTAATGTGCTTGGAGACGGTCTGCAGGATGCGCTGGATCCAAAGCTTAGAAGATAA
- a CDS encoding ABC transporter permease, with protein MAKYIVNRLFAMLITLWIIVTITFFLMHAVPGSPFNQERNTSEAVQQNLEAHYHLDEPVFIQYAIYIKSLATLDFGPSIKQSSTSVNEMIGRGFPVSAELGITSLLIAIISGMILGIMAALKHNGAIDYIAMTLAVIGISVPNFIMATLLIQQLAVYWEIFPVATWASPIHMVLPSIALATGPMAIIARLTRSSMIEVLNQDYILTARAKGMTTFQIVTKHAMRNALLPVITILGTLVAGVLTGSFVIEKIFAIPGMGKYFINGINDRDYPVIMGTTVFYSAFLILMLFIVDIVYGILDPRIKLHKRGN; from the coding sequence GTGGCGAAATATATAGTTAATCGTTTATTCGCCATGCTGATCACTCTGTGGATTATCGTAACCATTACGTTTTTCTTAATGCATGCGGTTCCAGGATCACCATTTAACCAGGAAAGAAACACGAGTGAAGCTGTTCAGCAAAATCTAGAAGCACATTATCATTTAGATGAGCCAGTTTTTATCCAGTATGCGATTTATATTAAGTCCCTTGCGACACTTGATTTTGGTCCATCTATTAAGCAATCGTCAACGTCTGTAAATGAAATGATCGGAAGAGGATTTCCCGTCTCTGCTGAGCTTGGAATCACATCTCTTTTGATCGCTATCATTTCGGGGATGATTCTAGGAATTATGGCAGCTCTTAAACACAACGGAGCGATCGATTACATAGCCATGACTCTTGCAGTTATCGGTATATCCGTACCTAACTTTATTATGGCAACCCTGCTTATCCAGCAGCTTGCGGTTTACTGGGAGATATTCCCGGTTGCGACTTGGGCTTCTCCAATACATATGGTCCTGCCATCGATTGCACTTGCAACAGGTCCAATGGCCATTATTGCTCGTTTAACGCGTTCTAGTATGATTGAAGTTTTGAATCAGGATTATATATTGACTGCTCGTGCAAAAGGGATGACAACATTTCAGATTGTCACGAAGCATGCGATGCGGAATGCGTTATTACCCGTTATCACTATTCTTGGCACACTAGTTGCTGGGGTTCTTACCGGCAGCTTTGTAATTGAGAAAATTTTTGCCATTCCGGGGATGGGGAAATACTTTATTAATGGCATTAATGATCGAGACTACCCTGTCATAATGGGAACCACCGTTTTTTATAGTGCCTTTCTGATTCTTATGTTATTTATCGTAGACATTGTCTACGGGATATTAGATCCAAGAATCAAGCTTCATAAGAGGGGGAATTAA
- a CDS encoding M55 family metallopeptidase: MKFYLSVDMEGISGLVDDTFVDSAKRNYQRGQEMMTEETNHVIKAAFDHGCTDVTVNDSHSKMNNLLFESMHPEAKLISGDVKPLSMMQGLDSTYEGAGFVGYHASASKKGVMAHSMVFAVRNFYINDQVVGELGMNAYLAGYYHVPVLFVAGDDCAAMEAEELIPNVTTAAVKETITRSSALVRSPQKTGQLLREQISKAIENRHRVEPLTPPKNPVLRIEFTNYGQAEWASMMPGAEIEKGTFVKFQAKDMLEAYQAMLVMTEIATRTTFS, encoded by the coding sequence GTGAAGTTTTACTTATCTGTTGATATGGAAGGGATTTCTGGACTTGTTGATGATACTTTCGTAGATTCAGCAAAACGAAATTACCAGCGAGGTCAGGAAATGATGACTGAGGAAACCAATCATGTCATCAAAGCAGCGTTTGATCATGGATGTACGGATGTGACGGTAAATGACAGCCACTCAAAAATGAACAATTTGCTTTTTGAGAGCATGCATCCTGAAGCGAAATTAATTTCAGGTGATGTGAAACCGCTTTCAATGATGCAGGGATTAGACAGTACATATGAAGGTGCGGGGTTTGTAGGCTATCACGCTAGTGCATCGAAAAAAGGTGTGATGGCGCATTCAATGGTTTTTGCGGTAAGAAATTTCTACATAAATGATCAGGTTGTTGGAGAGCTTGGTATGAATGCATACCTTGCAGGCTACTATCATGTACCAGTGCTTTTCGTAGCTGGTGATGATTGTGCTGCTATGGAAGCTGAGGAGCTTATTCCCAATGTTACGACAGCCGCAGTGAAAGAGACTATTACCCGTTCGTCTGCACTCGTACGATCACCTCAAAAAACAGGACAGCTTCTGCGGGAGCAAATCTCTAAGGCAATCGAGAACAGACATCGTGTGGAGCCGTTAACCCCACCAAAAAATCCAGTACTCCGGATTGAATTTACGAATTATGGTCAGGCCGAATGGGCCAGCATGATGCCTGGAGCGGAAATTGAAAAAGGAACATTCGTCAAGTTTCAGGCGAAGGATATGCTTGAAGCTTATCAAGCAATGCTTGTTATGACAGAAATAGCAACCAGAACAACATTTAGCTAG
- a CDS encoding ABC-F family ATP-binding cassette domain-containing protein, producing MSLLQAEEITKSYGEKTLFDRISFSLEDQQRIGLIGVNGTGKSSLLKILAGIESMDSGQLHHANQFHVEYLPQDPVFNEKRTILDTVFDSDIPLFNTVRTYEEALQNVTSNPEREEFQDQLLAAQEEMDRLQAWDFSTKAKTILTKLGLTQFEAMVDELSGGQQKRVALAKAFINPAELLILDEPTNHIDNATVEWLEQYLASYSGTLLLVTHDRYFLNRVTNRIFELDRGRLFEYDGNYATFLQQKALREERELREEDKHHKLLKSELEWLKKGAKARTTKQKARKQRIEKMKDEPGRIQEGNVEMALGASRLGKKVIEAKDVSKAINGKTLTDQFSYLVLPQDRIGIIGPNGSGKTTLLNMLAGRIAPDQGSVDIGVTVKAGFYTQQNEGLDESQRVIEYIRAGGEEVRLRKGGSVTASQMLERFLFSPDMQWTYISMLSGGEKRRLYLLRILMEEPNVLFLDEPTNDLDVQTLAVLEDYLSEFPGAVITVSHDRYFLDKVAQQLFVFEGNGTIDHYYGSYSDYMDVVKRERELEAEEKKFSAKPDSREAKSKPVKLSYNEKKEWETIQETIEKIEQRIEDVKDEITKSGSDFAKVDELYKEEQALSMELEVKIERWSELSEKME from the coding sequence ATGAGCTTGCTTCAAGCTGAAGAAATCACAAAATCGTACGGAGAGAAAACGCTATTCGATAGGATATCTTTTTCCCTAGAAGACCAGCAGAGAATTGGATTAATCGGTGTAAATGGAACAGGAAAATCATCCTTGCTTAAAATTCTAGCAGGCATCGAGTCGATGGACAGTGGACAGCTCCATCATGCCAATCAGTTTCATGTTGAATATTTACCGCAGGATCCTGTTTTTAATGAAAAGCGTACCATCCTTGACACGGTATTTGATTCTGATATTCCTTTATTTAACACGGTACGTACGTATGAAGAAGCCTTGCAGAATGTTACAAGTAATCCTGAGCGGGAAGAGTTTCAGGATCAGTTGCTTGCTGCACAAGAGGAAATGGACCGCTTGCAGGCATGGGATTTTAGTACGAAGGCAAAGACTATTTTAACAAAGCTTGGCTTAACTCAATTTGAGGCTATGGTAGATGAGCTTTCTGGTGGTCAGCAAAAGCGCGTTGCATTAGCTAAAGCGTTTATTAACCCCGCTGAATTGCTGATCCTGGATGAGCCGACTAACCATATTGATAATGCTACAGTAGAGTGGCTTGAACAATATCTAGCCAGCTATTCTGGTACTCTTCTACTCGTGACACACGATCGTTACTTTCTAAATCGAGTAACAAATCGTATCTTCGAGCTGGATAGAGGCCGTTTATTTGAATATGACGGGAATTACGCCACCTTCCTTCAGCAAAAAGCCCTTCGAGAAGAACGTGAGCTTCGAGAAGAAGATAAGCACCATAAGCTTCTAAAAAGTGAGCTTGAATGGCTTAAGAAGGGTGCCAAAGCAAGAACGACAAAACAAAAAGCGCGAAAGCAGCGTATTGAGAAAATGAAAGATGAACCGGGGCGCATACAGGAAGGTAATGTTGAAATGGCGCTTGGAGCAAGCCGACTCGGGAAGAAAGTGATTGAAGCAAAAGATGTTTCCAAAGCGATTAATGGAAAAACCCTGACAGATCAATTCAGCTATCTCGTACTTCCTCAGGATCGAATTGGAATTATCGGACCCAATGGATCTGGGAAAACAACGCTTCTTAATATGCTTGCTGGAAGAATAGCTCCTGATCAGGGTTCTGTCGATATTGGGGTAACGGTAAAGGCAGGGTTCTACACACAACAAAATGAAGGATTAGATGAATCCCAGAGAGTTATCGAATACATTCGAGCAGGTGGTGAAGAAGTTCGCTTAAGGAAGGGTGGAAGTGTTACAGCCTCACAAATGCTCGAACGATTTCTTTTCTCCCCGGATATGCAGTGGACGTATATTTCCATGCTTTCAGGGGGAGAAAAAAGGCGACTGTATCTGTTAAGGATTCTAATGGAAGAACCAAATGTTCTTTTCCTCGATGAACCAACAAATGATCTTGATGTTCAAACGCTTGCAGTATTAGAAGATTATTTATCGGAGTTTCCTGGAGCAGTTATTACCGTTTCCCACGATCGGTATTTTCTTGATAAAGTAGCACAGCAACTTTTCGTATTTGAAGGAAACGGTACGATTGATCATTATTATGGTTCATATTCAGATTACATGGATGTTGTTAAGAGAGAAAGAGAACTTGAAGCAGAAGAGAAAAAGTTTTCGGCGAAACCTGACAGTAGAGAGGCTAAATCGAAGCCGGTTAAGCTATCTTATAATGAAAAAAAAGAATGGGAAACCATACAAGAAACGATTGAAAAAATCGAACAGCGCATTGAAGACGTGAAAGACGAAATCACAAAGTCAGGGAGCGACTTTGCGAAAGTAGACGAGCTCTATAAAGAAGAACAGGCGCTTTCGATGGAATTAGAAGTGAAAATCGAACGGTGGTCAGAGCTGTCCGAAAAAATGGAATAA
- a CDS encoding DUF2203 domain-containing protein, which yields MEKKYFTVEEANGLLAVLKRELTGLKRLKIQFNEQYEQIEQHKKTLLYRHKTKVDEDIIFKKEARMEFMEMEVQTFITNIMSLGVDIKDVEEGLIDFPALINGKEVLLCWKIGEEEVSFYHSDLGGYKTRKPIENLMQDGDNG from the coding sequence ATGGAAAAAAAGTATTTCACAGTTGAAGAAGCCAATGGACTGCTTGCCGTGTTGAAGAGAGAACTTACCGGTCTTAAACGACTTAAAATTCAATTTAATGAACAGTATGAGCAGATTGAGCAGCATAAGAAGACGCTCCTTTACCGCCATAAAACAAAAGTGGATGAAGACATTATATTTAAGAAAGAAGCAAGAATGGAATTTATGGAAATGGAGGTCCAAACCTTTATTACAAACATCATGTCACTCGGTGTTGACATCAAAGACGTAGAGGAAGGTTTAATTGATTTCCCAGCATTAATCAACGGTAAAGAAGTATTGCTTTGCTGGAAAATTGGAGAAGAAGAAGTTTCTTTTTACCATTCTGATCTAGGTGGATACAAAACAAGAAAACCGATTGAAAACCTTATGCAAGATGGTGATAATGGCTGA
- a CDS encoding 2Fe-2S iron-sulfur cluster-binding protein codes for MAKVTVQDHGSFEVKEGTKLTLALEDNGVNILHRCGGNAKCTTCRVEVQSGEFGDLTEIEKEAFKKKGVEENLRLSCQVRVNGDCEVKPAMTVESSGLDAGPRPAE; via the coding sequence TTGGCAAAAGTAACCGTACAGGATCATGGCTCATTTGAAGTAAAAGAAGGAACAAAGCTAACACTTGCATTAGAAGACAATGGGGTTAACATTCTTCATCGCTGCGGTGGTAACGCGAAATGCACCACATGTCGTGTTGAAGTTCAAAGCGGTGAATTTGGAGATCTTACCGAAATTGAAAAAGAAGCTTTCAAGAAAAAAGGCGTGGAAGAAAACTTGCGGTTATCCTGTCAAGTGCGCGTAAACGGAGATTGTGAAGTAAAACCAGCAATGACGGTGGAAAGCTCTGGCCTTGATGCAGGCCCAAGACCTGCTGAATAG
- a CDS encoding GntR family transcriptional regulator, whose amino-acid sequence MRKETVEQKVYYLIKNAILTRQIAPGNQLFENAIAAKVNASRTPIRSAIVKLEAEGLVNVVPNKGAFIVQPTIEEMIHAFNMRKVLEEMAIHEGFLKLQQTEINRLKQDVEEMKAAYNNQQIITYHEKNNLFHLVFALASGNRYLIEFMEKILGQITIYMVLYDVFKGNDQYDMDMQEHDEMIRLIEAGNKEMLLKLTLRHLDGSLEKLQQDKLNYQSLSTLF is encoded by the coding sequence ATGCGAAAAGAAACAGTAGAACAAAAAGTGTATTATTTAATAAAAAATGCGATATTAACACGGCAAATCGCTCCTGGAAACCAACTTTTCGAAAACGCAATCGCTGCAAAGGTGAACGCAAGTCGAACTCCGATTCGCAGTGCAATCGTGAAACTTGAAGCGGAAGGACTTGTGAATGTAGTACCAAACAAGGGAGCTTTTATTGTCCAGCCAACGATTGAAGAAATGATTCATGCATTTAATATGAGAAAAGTTCTTGAAGAGATGGCGATTCACGAGGGGTTTTTGAAGCTTCAACAAACAGAGATCAATCGACTTAAGCAGGACGTTGAGGAAATGAAAGCTGCCTACAATAACCAGCAAATCATTACTTATCATGAAAAAAACAATTTATTTCATCTCGTTTTTGCACTAGCGAGCGGGAATCGTTATTTAATTGAGTTTATGGAGAAAATTCTTGGGCAGATTACAATCTATATGGTTTTATATGATGTGTTTAAAGGAAATGACCAGTATGATATGGACATGCAGGAGCACGATGAGATGATCCGGCTGATTGAAGCTGGAAATAAAGAGATGCTTCTAAAACTAACTCTTCGTCATCTTGATGGAAGCTTAGAAAAGCTGCAGCAGGACAAGCTTAATTATCAGTCACTTTCCACCTTATTTTAA
- a CDS encoding YitT family protein, which translates to MNNTWKEVTLIIIGSLFFALGVNWFAIPNELGEGGVTGISMTLYYILGWSPGITNFLMNAVLLAIGYKVLNKRVTWYTMLAIFFTSLFIKLTEGMGGPLDIMLGTVFAGVFIGIGLGLVLRSGGTTGGSTIVARMLNQRFGWSVSTSMFVFDILVVLGSSVVIGIENTMYTGISIYISTKILDYLIDGFDTRKAVTIISQNTVAIAEKVSDEMDRGVTIINARGHYSNQSKDILYIVINKQELFLLKKMIQKVDEKAFVVVHDVRDVFGEGFTFPKT; encoded by the coding sequence TTGAACAATACATGGAAAGAAGTTACATTAATTATTATTGGTTCGCTGTTCTTTGCCCTTGGTGTCAACTGGTTCGCCATTCCAAACGAACTCGGTGAAGGTGGCGTAACGGGGATATCAATGACGCTTTACTATATTCTCGGCTGGTCCCCAGGGATTACCAACTTTTTAATGAATGCGGTCCTTCTAGCGATTGGCTATAAAGTCTTAAACAAACGAGTAACCTGGTATACGATGCTCGCGATTTTCTTTACTTCTCTCTTCATTAAATTAACAGAGGGAATGGGTGGTCCATTAGACATTATGCTCGGAACGGTTTTTGCCGGGGTTTTTATCGGGATCGGTCTTGGTCTTGTGCTGCGCTCCGGTGGTACGACAGGCGGTTCAACCATTGTTGCTCGTATGTTAAATCAACGCTTTGGCTGGAGTGTAAGCACATCCATGTTTGTGTTTGATATTCTCGTCGTGCTCGGATCATCCGTTGTAATCGGGATTGAAAACACGATGTATACTGGTATTTCCATATACATTAGTACCAAAATTCTGGATTACTTAATAGACGGTTTTGATACACGAAAAGCAGTTACGATTATTTCACAGAATACAGTAGCCATTGCAGAAAAAGTTAGCGATGAAATGGATCGCGGCGTAACAATCATCAATGCCCGCGGTCATTATTCGAATCAATCAAAAGATATTCTCTATATAGTCATTAACAAACAGGAACTGTTTCTTTTGAAGAAAATGATTCAAAAGGTAGATGAAAAAGCATTCGTTGTTGTTCATGATGTAAGAGATGTATTTGGAGAAGGGTTTACATTCCCGAAAACATGA
- a CDS encoding dihydrofolate reductase, giving the protein MISFLLAMDEQNLIGKNNDLPWHLPADLAYFKKTTTGKSIVMGRKTFESIGRALPGRDNYIITRKKDLQIKGLTVLHSIDAFLELTKNDEKEWFVIGGAEIYRQLLPYADRLYITKIHETFAGDTYFPDFSKKEWTETSREKHQKDEKNQHPFDFVIYARK; this is encoded by the coding sequence ATGATTTCTTTTCTTTTGGCGATGGATGAACAGAATTTGATTGGTAAAAACAATGATCTTCCTTGGCATCTTCCGGCAGATCTCGCCTACTTCAAGAAAACCACAACAGGTAAATCAATTGTGATGGGCCGAAAAACCTTCGAATCGATCGGAAGAGCTTTACCAGGGCGAGATAACTACATCATTACAAGGAAAAAAGATCTTCAAATTAAAGGCTTAACTGTCCTTCATTCCATTGACGCGTTTCTTGAGCTCACGAAAAACGATGAAAAAGAATGGTTTGTGATTGGAGGGGCAGAGATATATCGACAACTGCTGCCATATGCCGATCGATTGTATATTACTAAAATTCATGAAACGTTCGCTGGAGATACGTACTTCCCTGATTTTTCGAAGAAAGAATGGACGGAAACGTCTCGAGAGAAACATCAAAAGGATGAGAAAAACCAACATCCGTTTGATTTCGTGATATATGCCCGGAAATAG
- a CDS encoding thymidylate synthase translates to MKTYLQLCEEILHNGTKKADRTGTGTISVFGHQMRFDLQEGFPALTTKKLHLRSIIHELLWFLNGDTNVKYLQDNGVRIWNEWADEDGELGPVYGHQWRSWTGADGTTVDQISKVVEQIKTNPDSRRMIVTAWNPSQVDEMALPPCHCLFQFYVADGKLSCQLYQRSADVFLGVPFNIASYALLTMMMAQVCDLKPGEFIHTLGDAHIYNNHIEQVQLQLSREPRTLPKMNINNEITSIFDFSFEDFELTEYEPHPHIKGEVSV, encoded by the coding sequence ATGAAAACATATTTGCAATTATGCGAAGAAATTTTACATAATGGTACGAAGAAAGCTGACCGAACAGGCACTGGAACGATAAGCGTATTCGGCCATCAGATGAGATTTGATTTGCAGGAAGGTTTTCCTGCTTTAACAACAAAAAAGCTGCATTTACGCTCGATCATTCATGAGCTTCTCTGGTTCCTAAATGGTGATACTAATGTCAAGTATCTTCAAGATAACGGTGTGCGGATATGGAATGAATGGGCAGATGAAGATGGTGAACTAGGTCCCGTATATGGGCATCAGTGGCGCTCTTGGACGGGGGCAGATGGCACGACGGTCGATCAAATTTCAAAAGTAGTGGAACAGATCAAAACGAATCCTGATTCTCGCCGCATGATTGTGACAGCATGGAATCCCTCTCAAGTTGATGAGATGGCCCTCCCGCCGTGTCATTGCCTGTTTCAGTTCTACGTCGCAGATGGAAAGCTATCCTGTCAATTGTATCAGCGTTCTGCTGACGTTTTCCTTGGTGTCCCATTTAATATTGCATCATATGCACTACTTACTATGATGATGGCTCAGGTTTGTGATTTAAAGCCTGGTGAGTTCATTCATACTCTTGGAGATGCACATATTTATAACAATCATATTGAACAGGTACAGCTTCAGCTATCACGTGAACCGAGAACACTTCCGAAAATGAATATTAACAATGAAATAACATCTATCTTTGACTTTTCATTTGAGGATTTTGAATTAACGGAGTATGAGCCACATCCCCACATTAAAGGAGAGGTATCAGTATGA
- a CDS encoding Hsp20/alpha crystallin family protein: MGKGDKLSKIFQDPNIQNWMNTFDDFFKDPFVNLLPVQSFRVDLYEIETAFIVEAELPGISKDQIKVEPLGDGISISIESNKYEEERNDKQKYYRQERSYSSTSRIIKLPYHFSMKNIKGKYENGILEITIPKSDRIKDHKAYLNID; encoded by the coding sequence ATGGGAAAAGGAGATAAGCTCTCAAAGATCTTTCAGGACCCGAACATCCAGAACTGGATGAATACGTTTGACGACTTCTTTAAAGACCCCTTCGTAAACTTACTGCCAGTACAGTCATTTCGAGTAGATCTTTATGAAATAGAAACGGCTTTTATTGTAGAAGCAGAGCTGCCAGGAATATCAAAGGACCAGATAAAAGTGGAGCCACTCGGGGACGGGATTAGCATTTCGATTGAATCAAACAAATATGAAGAGGAACGAAATGATAAACAAAAGTATTACCGTCAGGAGCGTTCCTATTCAAGCACGAGTCGAATCATTAAGCTTCCCTACCATTTTTCTATGAAAAACATTAAAGGCAAATATGAAAATGGCATTCTTGAAATCACAATACCAAAATCAGATCGCATCAAGGACCACAAAGCCTATTTAAATATCGATTAA
- the trxB gene encoding thioredoxin-disulfide reductase codes for MHKAVIVGTGPAGLTAAIYLARANMEPLVIEGPEPGGQLTLTTDVENFPGFPDGVLGPELMENMKKQALRFGATIERGWVKDIDFSERPYKLTTDTLGELEAESVLISTGASAKLLGIPGESENMGKGVSTCATCDGFFFRGKKIVIIGGGDSAMEEATFLTKFASEVTVLHRRNELRASKIMQERARKNAKISWKLNYSPVEVVAENNKVSGIKVKESDTGKEEIVETDGIFVAIGHRPNTDFLKGKLDMDDKGYLKVEPGTTRTNIPGVFACGDVQDFTYRQAITAAGTGCMAAMDCERFLEGNAFIDWSM; via the coding sequence ATGCATAAAGCAGTTATAGTAGGAACAGGACCAGCAGGGTTAACAGCAGCTATTTATCTCGCTAGAGCTAATATGGAGCCCCTTGTGATTGAAGGACCCGAGCCGGGCGGTCAGCTTACGTTAACAACTGATGTTGAAAACTTCCCAGGATTTCCTGATGGGGTACTAGGTCCCGAACTGATGGAAAATATGAAGAAACAGGCTCTTCGTTTCGGGGCAACAATTGAACGTGGCTGGGTAAAGGATATTGACTTCTCAGAACGTCCTTATAAGCTAACAACTGATACCTTAGGCGAACTCGAAGCCGAATCTGTACTTATTTCAACAGGAGCATCAGCAAAGCTGCTTGGTATTCCTGGAGAATCAGAAAACATGGGTAAAGGCGTCAGTACTTGTGCAACGTGTGATGGCTTCTTCTTCCGTGGTAAGAAAATCGTGATAATCGGTGGCGGTGACTCTGCGATGGAAGAAGCGACCTTTTTAACAAAATTTGCTTCAGAGGTAACCGTGCTTCACAGACGAAATGAACTGCGTGCGTCTAAAATCATGCAGGAGCGAGCACGAAAAAACGCAAAAATTAGCTGGAAACTGAATTATTCGCCGGTCGAAGTTGTAGCGGAAAATAATAAGGTAAGTGGGATTAAAGTGAAAGAAAGCGATACCGGTAAAGAAGAAATTGTTGAAACAGATGGGATCTTTGTTGCGATCGGGCATCGTCCTAATACTGATTTTCTCAAAGGCAAACTCGACATGGATGATAAAGGTTATCTTAAAGTAGAGCCAGGAACGACAAGAACAAATATCCCGGGAGTTTTCGCGTGTGGCGACGTCCAGGACTTTACCTACCGGCAGGCAATCACAGCTGCAGGAACTGGCTGCATGGCCGCGATGGACTGTGAGCGATTTCTTGAAGGTAATGCCTTTATTGACTGGAGTATGTAG
- a CDS encoding YuzB family protein: MNPIVEFCMSNLSSGSHKAMETLEKDSDLDVLEYSCLGHCTLCSQEMYCLVNGERVTGETPDELVNNVYQFIEENPMF; this comes from the coding sequence ATGAATCCAATCGTTGAATTTTGCATGAGCAATCTTTCAAGCGGTTCTCATAAGGCAATGGAAACTCTAGAAAAAGATTCAGACTTAGATGTACTCGAATATTCCTGTCTTGGTCATTGTACGCTTTGTAGCCAGGAAATGTACTGTCTTGTTAATGGGGAACGCGTAACGGGTGAAACACCTGATGAACTTGTCAATAATGTCTATCAGTTCATTGAAGAAAATCCGATGTTTTAA
- a CDS encoding YpjP family protein — protein MKSPLWMRKLFVAFVAVVTLGTVIPTGYLADDKLETSENVQEDSRFLYEKQDEPPLDVITPEPSLEDWPALAQHASSSELYSGFISYASLQSEEIGLAKFGSTISNRVGSEYKDFIVPKMAETIAATVEQLDEETLRSLRLTDNPSSGYGERILHVYNEQSGEDLLRFHVRRDHPPQDGYWFNFHYHDAVDNFEEHYEVGKIYWDKNTPPKWLS, from the coding sequence ATGAAATCTCCTCTTTGGATGAGAAAATTATTTGTAGCATTTGTTGCTGTTGTTACGCTCGGAACAGTCATTCCAACCGGTTACCTTGCAGACGATAAACTGGAGACTTCAGAGAATGTTCAAGAAGACAGTCGGTTTCTTTATGAAAAGCAGGATGAGCCTCCTCTTGATGTGATTACTCCTGAGCCCTCGTTAGAGGATTGGCCTGCACTTGCACAGCATGCCTCATCTTCTGAGCTTTATTCTGGTTTTATAAGCTATGCTAGTCTTCAATCTGAGGAAATTGGTCTTGCCAAGTTTGGGAGCACGATTTCAAACCGGGTAGGTTCAGAATACAAAGATTTTATAGTTCCTAAAATGGCTGAAACAATCGCTGCAACCGTTGAACAGCTTGATGAAGAAACGCTTCGATCACTTCGGTTAACGGACAACCCTTCAAGCGGGTATGGGGAACGAATTCTTCACGTCTACAATGAACAAAGCGGAGAAGATCTTCTTCGCTTTCATGTAAGGCGAGATCATCCGCCTCAGGATGGCTACTGGTTTAATTTTCACTATCATGATGCAGTTGATAACTTTGAAGAACATTACGAAGTAGGTAAAATATACTGGGATAAAAACACCCCGCCTAAGTGGCTCTCATAA